The following proteins are encoded in a genomic region of Agromyces sp. CF514:
- a CDS encoding glycosyltransferase produces MPGVHRHAPDASARFAASVEEIHMSNYLLCSNPIQGHVSPMIAIAHDLVSRGHTVTVLTGTRFRSAVEAAGATHRSLGGVADYDDRVMQEHLPDRDRHHGIAKLQYDVQTIFVKTVPDQFAAVEAAIDECAPDAILVETAFAGVLPLLLDRQGGVGADLPPIIAVGVLPFSQSSTDVAPYGLGLLPKPGALGRVRNRVLNVLVQRVMFRSTQKLANDLLHELGRPSLPSFVLDLSRLHERFLQLGPSDFEPPRRDLSENVRFVGTVLPPAPAAGPLPEWWHELDGSRPVVHVTQGTIDNKDLDRLIRPTLDALADHDVLVVVSTGGCPVADLGELPANARAAEFLPYDQLMPKTDVFVTNAGYGGTQYALSHGVPLVAAGDTEDKPEVSMRVEWSGVGVNLRTGTPTAEAVRDAVGRVLADPAFTARARGLADAIAQYDTFGLIEAELEAAMLAHASRRAAVA; encoded by the coding sequence GTGCCGGGTGTTCACCGGCATGCGCCGGACGCATCCGCCCGGTTCGCCGCATCCGTCGAAGAGATCCACATGTCGAACTACCTGCTCTGCTCCAACCCCATCCAGGGGCACGTCTCCCCCATGATCGCCATCGCGCACGACCTCGTGTCGCGCGGTCACACCGTCACCGTGCTGACCGGTACGCGCTTCCGCTCCGCGGTCGAGGCCGCCGGCGCGACCCACCGCTCGCTGGGCGGGGTCGCCGACTACGACGACCGCGTCATGCAGGAGCACCTGCCGGACCGCGACCGCCACCACGGCATCGCGAAGCTGCAGTACGACGTGCAGACGATCTTCGTGAAGACCGTGCCCGACCAGTTCGCCGCCGTCGAGGCGGCCATCGACGAGTGCGCGCCCGACGCGATCCTCGTCGAGACCGCGTTCGCCGGGGTGCTGCCGCTGCTGCTCGACCGGCAGGGCGGGGTCGGTGCGGACCTGCCCCCGATCATCGCCGTCGGCGTGCTTCCGTTCAGCCAGTCCAGCACGGATGTCGCGCCGTACGGCCTCGGGCTCCTGCCGAAGCCCGGCGCGCTCGGCCGGGTGCGCAACCGCGTGCTCAACGTGCTCGTGCAGCGCGTCATGTTCCGCTCGACGCAGAAGCTGGCGAACGACCTGCTGCACGAGCTCGGACGCCCGAGCCTGCCGTCGTTCGTGCTCGACCTCTCGCGCCTGCACGAGCGGTTCCTGCAGCTCGGCCCGTCGGACTTCGAGCCGCCGCGCCGCGACCTCTCCGAGAACGTGCGCTTCGTCGGCACCGTGCTGCCGCCCGCTCCCGCCGCGGGTCCCCTCCCCGAGTGGTGGCACGAGCTCGACGGATCGCGACCGGTCGTGCACGTCACGCAGGGCACGATCGACAACAAGGACCTCGACCGGCTCATCCGGCCGACGCTCGACGCGCTCGCCGACCACGACGTGCTCGTCGTCGTGTCGACCGGCGGATGCCCCGTGGCCGACCTCGGCGAACTGCCCGCCAACGCGCGTGCAGCCGAGTTCCTCCCGTACGACCAGCTCATGCCGAAGACCGACGTCTTCGTCACGAACGCCGGATACGGCGGCACGCAGTACGCGCTGAGCCACGGCGTGCCGCTCGTCGCCGCGGGCGACACCGAGGACAAGCCCGAGGTGTCGATGCGCGTGGAGTGGTCGGGCGTCGGCGTGAACCTCCGGACGGGAACGCCGACCGCCGAAGCCGTCCGCGACGCCGTCGGCCGGGTGCTCGCCGACCCGGCGTTCACCGCTCGCGCCCGAGGCCTGGCCGATGCCATCGCCCAGTACGACACCTTCGGTCTCATCGAGGCCGAGCTCGAAGCCGCGATGCTCGCGCACGCTTCGCGCCGGGCGGCCGTCGCGTAG